A region of Chitinophaga horti DNA encodes the following proteins:
- the rpsB gene encoding 30S ribosomal protein S2, with amino-acid sequence MENNTSLQQQLLEAGVHFGHLKKKWNPKMLPYIFAEKKGIHIIDLNKTVEGLQETAAALKSIAKSGKKIMFVATKKQAKEIVAEAAKRVNMPYVTERWLGGMLTNFATIRKSVKKMQSIEKMLTDGTFDNITKKEKLTLTRDKEKMEKVLGGIAQLARVPAALFMVDISHEHIALAEAKRLGISTFGMVDTNSDPTKVDFAIPANDDATKSIAIIVNYIAAAIAEGLSERATDKTDDVAEEEEADNKARKFELEGGEGERGERGRRPGGPGGAGGRGPGGPGGRGGNRTGGPGGNRPGGGGNRPGGNRPGGGGSRPGGNAGGGARRPAGPR; translated from the coding sequence ATGGAAAATAATACTTCATTACAGCAGCAGTTACTGGAAGCCGGTGTGCACTTCGGTCACCTGAAGAAGAAATGGAATCCGAAAATGCTGCCTTATATCTTCGCTGAGAAGAAAGGTATTCACATCATCGACCTGAACAAAACTGTGGAAGGTCTGCAGGAAACTGCAGCAGCACTGAAATCTATCGCTAAAAGCGGTAAGAAAATCATGTTCGTTGCTACTAAAAAGCAGGCTAAAGAAATCGTGGCCGAAGCGGCAAAACGCGTTAACATGCCTTACGTTACCGAAAGGTGGTTAGGTGGTATGCTGACCAACTTCGCAACTATCCGTAAGAGCGTTAAGAAGATGCAGAGCATCGAGAAAATGCTGACTGACGGTACTTTCGATAACATCACTAAGAAAGAGAAACTGACGCTTACCCGCGACAAAGAGAAAATGGAGAAAGTGCTGGGCGGTATTGCTCAACTGGCACGTGTTCCGGCAGCTTTGTTCATGGTAGACATCAGCCACGAGCATATCGCACTGGCGGAAGCAAAACGACTGGGCATCTCTACTTTCGGTATGGTGGATACTAACTCCGATCCTACCAAAGTTGATTTCGCTATCCCTGCGAATGACGACGCTACTAAATCTATCGCTATCATCGTTAACTATATCGCCGCTGCAATCGCAGAAGGTCTGTCTGAAAGGGCAACTGATAAAACTGATGACGTAGCTGAAGAAGAAGAAGCGGACAACAAAGCCCGCAAATTCGAGCTGGAAGGCGGCGAAGGCGAGCGTGGTGAAAGAGGTCGTCGTCCTGGCGGTCCTGGTGGAGCTGGTGGTCGTGGCCCCGGCGGTCCTGGTGGCCGTGGTGGCAACCGCACTGGTGGTCCCGGTGGTAACCGTCCTGGTGGCGGTGGCAACCGTCCTGGCGGTAACCGTCCTGGTGGCGGTGGAAGCCGTCCCGGTGGCAACGCTGGCGGTGGCGCAAGAAGGCCTGCTGGTCCAAGATAA
- the rpsI gene encoding 30S ribosomal protein S9: protein MEKQKNTIGRRKEAVARVYISKGTGAITVNDKDYKTYFSLIYLQNQVELPLKTIDAVDKFDVKVNAAGGGIKGQAEAIKLGIARGLCEVNPEFRPALKAAGLLKRDPRAVERKKPGKRKARRSFQFSKR from the coding sequence ATGGAAAAGCAAAAAAATACCATTGGTCGTCGTAAGGAAGCAGTTGCCCGCGTATACATCAGCAAAGGCACCGGCGCTATTACCGTAAACGACAAAGACTATAAAACATATTTTTCTCTGATCTATCTGCAGAACCAGGTGGAACTGCCGCTGAAAACTATTGATGCTGTAGATAAATTCGATGTAAAGGTGAACGCTGCAGGCGGTGGCATTAAAGGCCAGGCTGAAGCAATTAAACTGGGTATTGCCCGCGGTCTTTGCGAAGTAAACCCAGAGTTTCGTCCCGCGCTGAAAGCTGCTGGCTTACTGAAACGCGACCCAAGAGCTGTTGAACGTAAGAAACCAGGTAAACGTAAAGCTAGAAGGAGCTTCCAGTTCTCTAAACGTTAA
- the rplM gene encoding 50S ribosomal protein L13 codes for MNTLSFKTKHANEATIKRDWHIVDATNLTMGRMAAKIASVLRGKTKPYYTPHADCGDYVIVINAEKIVFTGNKMEEKEYITFSGYPGGQKKEVAKDLIRRRPEVMIEKAVKGMLPKNRLGRKMYKKLFVYAGAEHPHAAQKPQSLTF; via the coding sequence ATGAATACTTTAAGCTTCAAAACAAAACATGCCAACGAAGCGACTATCAAGCGCGACTGGCACATTGTAGATGCTACCAACCTCACAATGGGACGTATGGCGGCTAAGATTGCTTCTGTTTTAAGAGGCAAAACCAAGCCTTATTACACTCCCCATGCTGACTGTGGTGATTATGTGATCGTTATCAATGCTGAGAAGATCGTTTTTACAGGTAACAAAATGGAAGAAAAGGAATACATCACTTTCTCCGGCTACCCTGGTGGTCAGAAGAAAGAGGTGGCTAAAGACCTTATCCGCCGCCGTCCTGAGGTAATGATCGAGAAGGCTGTAAAAGGCATGCTCCCTAAAAACCGCCTGGGTCGTAAAATGTACAAAAAACTGTTTGTATATGCTGGCGCCGAGCATCCTCATGCTGCTCAGAAACCACAGTCTTTAACTTTCTAA
- a CDS encoding zinc metallopeptidase, which translates to MFSPMISPAITLTSIAFLVIGMLVSWRLKSKFKEFSLVPTSSGLSGREVAEKMLRDNGITDVRVTLSEGFLSDHFNPATKTVALSPDVYEGRSVAAAAVAAHECGHAVQYATNYPWIALRSKLVPAVQFSSSIVPWVLMIGVLLINAFPALLLGGIILFGVTTLFSIITLPVEFDASRRGLAWLESTNITRGREQEQAKDALKWAAMTYVIAAISSLVILIQYIMIYAGGRRD; encoded by the coding sequence ATGTTTTCACCTATGATTTCACCGGCCATTACCCTTACCTCGATCGCGTTCCTGGTGATAGGGATGCTGGTAAGCTGGCGCCTGAAGAGTAAGTTTAAGGAATTTAGCCTCGTACCCACTTCTTCCGGCCTTTCCGGACGCGAAGTGGCAGAGAAGATGTTGAGAGACAATGGAATAACTGACGTTCGGGTAACTTTATCCGAGGGTTTCCTGAGCGACCACTTTAATCCGGCTACTAAAACGGTGGCGCTGAGCCCTGATGTGTATGAGGGCCGGAGCGTAGCAGCCGCCGCCGTAGCGGCCCATGAATGCGGTCACGCGGTGCAGTATGCTACCAATTACCCCTGGATCGCGCTTCGTTCGAAGCTTGTACCGGCGGTGCAGTTCAGTTCATCCATCGTTCCCTGGGTACTGATGATTGGCGTCTTGTTAATCAATGCTTTTCCGGCTTTGTTGCTTGGCGGTATTATACTGTTCGGTGTAACCACGCTGTTCTCTATCATTACCCTCCCTGTGGAGTTTGACGCCTCGCGCCGCGGCCTGGCATGGCTTGAGAGCACAAATATTACCCGTGGGCGTGAGCAGGAGCAGGCGAAAGACGCGCTGAAATGGGCGGCTATGACCTACGTGATAGCGGCCATATCTTCCCTGGTAATCCTCATTCAGTATATAATGATCTACGCCGGCGGTCGACGCGACTAA
- the radA gene encoding DNA repair protein RadA, with product MSKIRTAFFCQNCGYETAKWTGKCPSCNQWNTFVEEKVQKEIPLRQQEWKEDVKRVNKIVSLDEVDAIEEQRFLTPDGELNRVLGGGIVAGSLVLVGGEPGIGKSTLFLQNALLLKHLKILYVSGEESEQQIKMRANRLKINNEQFYLLTETSTQTIFAEIKKLKPDLVIIDSIQTLQTPLIESAPGSVSQIRETAAEMQRFAKETNTPVFLIGHITKDGSIAGPKVLEHMVDTVLQFEGDQHYAYRILRTIKNRFGSTAELGIYEMTGDGLRQVTNPSEILISQREDMLSGVTIAATIEGLRPMLVEVQALVTQSVYGTPQRTVTGFDLRRLQLLLAVLEKRGGFHFGVKDVFLNIAGGLRVEDPSIDLAVLCALLSSFEDLAIPNKVCFAGEVGLSGEIRAVNRIEQRIAEAEKLGFEKIFISKYNKKGLDFSKLKIEVVPLGRVEEVYQLLF from the coding sequence ATGAGTAAAATTAGAACGGCTTTCTTTTGTCAAAACTGTGGATATGAAACTGCTAAGTGGACGGGAAAATGTCCATCGTGTAATCAATGGAACACATTTGTAGAAGAAAAGGTTCAGAAAGAAATTCCTTTACGTCAACAGGAATGGAAAGAAGACGTCAAACGTGTGAACAAAATCGTGAGCCTGGACGAAGTGGATGCGATTGAAGAGCAACGTTTTCTTACACCTGATGGTGAACTCAACCGCGTACTGGGTGGTGGAATCGTTGCCGGATCGCTTGTGCTGGTAGGCGGCGAACCCGGTATCGGAAAATCTACTTTGTTTCTCCAGAATGCCTTACTGCTAAAGCATTTGAAGATATTGTACGTAAGCGGCGAAGAAAGCGAACAGCAGATAAAAATGCGCGCCAACAGGTTAAAGATCAATAACGAACAGTTCTATCTGCTCACCGAAACTTCTACCCAAACCATCTTCGCTGAAATTAAAAAACTGAAACCCGACCTGGTGATCATCGATTCTATTCAAACGTTGCAAACGCCATTGATAGAATCTGCCCCAGGTAGCGTATCACAAATAAGAGAAACGGCTGCCGAAATGCAGCGGTTTGCCAAAGAAACCAATACACCTGTTTTCCTCATCGGCCATATTACCAAAGATGGATCAATTGCTGGTCCTAAGGTGTTGGAACATATGGTGGATACAGTCCTTCAATTCGAAGGTGATCAGCATTATGCTTACCGCATTTTACGCACAATAAAAAACCGTTTTGGATCCACCGCCGAACTAGGTATTTACGAGATGACCGGCGATGGTTTGCGGCAGGTCACAAATCCCTCCGAAATACTCATTTCCCAGCGGGAAGATATGCTGAGCGGCGTAACGATCGCGGCTACTATCGAGGGACTCAGGCCGATGCTGGTAGAAGTGCAGGCGCTGGTCACCCAATCTGTTTACGGAACACCACAACGTACGGTCACCGGTTTCGACCTGCGCAGGCTGCAATTGCTGCTGGCGGTATTAGAGAAAAGGGGCGGTTTCCACTTCGGGGTTAAAGATGTGTTCCTTAACATTGCGGGCGGCTTAAGGGTAGAAGACCCTTCCATCGACCTGGCGGTGTTATGTGCACTATTGTCGTCGTTCGAGGACCTGGCGATCCCAAATAAAGTTTGCTTCGCCGGCGAGGTGGGACTTAGTGGCGAGATAAGGGCGGTAAACAGGATTGAGCAACGAATTGCAGAAGCAGAGAAGCTGGGCTTTGAGAAGATTTTCATCTCCAAATACAATAAGAAGGGGCTTGATTTCTCTAAACTGAAAATTGAAGTGGTGCCTTTGGGTAGGGTAGAAGAGGTGTACCAGCTGTTATTCTGA
- a CDS encoding ComF family protein, producing MFSPLLHLFYPHSCEGCGRDLSRHEEVLCLRCYQRMPATRFHMVANNPIEKLFWGRSPVAHGSAAYFFGKRSNLQQLIHSFKYLGRRDIALYLGRQMGNMLLECPWFNDVSGVVPVPLFKSRERKRGYNQAGVLGEGIKDVTGCPLLHDVLKRKNYTQTQTHKGRGDRWQNVGDVFAGQHLAQLENKHVLLVDDVLTTGATLEACARQLQQGHNVTVSIFCLAYTMI from the coding sequence ATGTTTTCCCCTCTCCTCCATTTGTTTTACCCGCACAGCTGCGAGGGCTGCGGTCGTGATCTTTCCCGGCATGAAGAGGTGCTTTGCCTGCGTTGTTACCAGCGAATGCCGGCTACCCGTTTCCATATGGTAGCCAACAATCCAATTGAAAAGTTGTTCTGGGGGCGCTCACCGGTAGCGCATGGCAGCGCAGCTTACTTCTTTGGCAAAAGATCAAATCTCCAGCAACTGATCCACTCCTTTAAATATCTGGGTCGTCGCGACATTGCATTGTATCTCGGCCGGCAGATGGGCAACATGTTGCTCGAATGCCCATGGTTCAATGATGTATCGGGTGTGGTGCCGGTGCCATTGTTTAAAAGCCGCGAGCGGAAGCGCGGTTACAACCAGGCCGGCGTGCTTGGCGAAGGAATAAAGGACGTGACGGGTTGCCCGTTACTCCATGATGTATTGAAACGGAAGAATTACACGCAAACACAAACCCATAAAGGCCGCGGCGATCGCTGGCAAAACGTAGGCGATGTATTTGCCGGGCAACATCTTGCCCAACTGGAAAACAAACATGTACTGCTTGTCGACGATGTACTAACCACCGGCGCCACACTCGAAGCCTGCGCCCGGCAACTACAGCAGGGCCACAATGTTACGGTGAGCATCTTCTGCCTGGCTTATACCATGATCTGA
- a CDS encoding homocysteine S-methyltransferase family protein codes for MKTLQQCAAERILIIDGAMGTMIQRYKLEEADYRGERFKDYHADVKGNNDLLCITQPQIIEAIHREYLEAGADIIETNTFSSTTIAQADYDMQSLAYELNLEAARIARRATDDYTARNPEKPRFVAGAIGPMNKPLSLSPDVNNPGYRSVTFDEVADAYYEQISGLVDGGAHILLIETIFDTLNSKAAIYAAKKYFREHNIELPIMISGTITDASGRTLSGQTLEAFYISVMHAHPFSIGLNCALGGEQMRPHISELSQIASCFTSCYPNAGLPNAFGEYDEEPEDTACIIEDFAREGYVNIVGGCCGTTPDHIRHIAQHVKTISPRPLPVVEKV; via the coding sequence ATGAAGACACTCCAACAATGCGCCGCAGAGCGCATTCTGATAATTGATGGGGCCATGGGCACCATGATCCAGCGTTACAAGCTGGAAGAAGCCGACTACCGTGGCGAACGTTTCAAAGACTATCATGCTGATGTGAAAGGTAATAATGACCTGCTCTGTATTACGCAGCCGCAGATCATCGAGGCTATTCACCGCGAATACCTGGAAGCAGGTGCCGATATTATTGAAACTAATACATTCAGCAGTACGACTATCGCGCAGGCGGACTACGATATGCAGTCGCTGGCGTATGAACTGAACCTGGAAGCCGCCCGGATCGCGCGCCGCGCTACCGACGACTACACGGCGCGTAACCCTGAAAAGCCCCGCTTCGTAGCAGGCGCTATCGGGCCGATGAACAAGCCGTTGTCGCTTTCGCCCGATGTGAATAACCCGGGTTATCGTTCCGTAACATTCGACGAGGTGGCAGATGCTTATTATGAGCAGATATCCGGCCTGGTAGACGGTGGCGCACATATCCTGCTTATCGAAACAATATTCGATACACTCAACTCCAAAGCTGCTATCTATGCTGCCAAGAAGTATTTCCGCGAGCATAATATAGAACTGCCGATCATGATCTCCGGCACCATCACGGATGCCTCGGGCAGAACGCTGAGCGGACAAACGCTGGAGGCCTTCTACATTTCGGTAATGCACGCACATCCATTCTCCATCGGCCTGAACTGCGCCCTTGGTGGTGAACAGATGCGTCCCCATATATCGGAACTGTCGCAGATCGCCAGTTGCTTTACCAGCTGCTATCCCAACGCGGGCCTGCCAAACGCATTCGGTGAATACGATGAAGAGCCGGAAGATACTGCCTGCATTATCGAGGACTTCGCCCGTGAAGGTTATGTGAACATCGTTGGCGGCTGCTGCGGCACCACGCCCGACCACATCCGTCACATCGCACAGCACGTAAAAACTATTTCACCAAGACCCTTACCGGTTGTAGAAAAGGTGTAG
- the metH gene encoding methionine synthase, with protein sequence MNTSTLTIKPYLRLAGLEPLVVRPETNFLNVGERTNVTGSKKFARLIREGLYEEALSVARQQVESGAQILDVNMDDALLDGEKAMTTFLNLLAAEPDISKIPIMIDSSKFSIIEAGLKCVQGKCVVNSISLKEGEAKFIEQARICQSFGAAVVVMAFDENGQADSYQKRVDFSYRAYKILTEQVGYDPQDIIFDPNIFAVATGIEEHNNYAIDFIEATRKIKELMPLTKVSGGVSNISFSFRGNDVVREAMHSVFLFHAIKAGMDMGIVNAGMIQIYDEIDPTLRDLCEDVILNRHEDATEKLIAFAETVKAKGKVIEKDEKWRNGTVEERLSHALVNGITEYIEGDTEEARQKYPRPLDVIEGPLMDGMNIVGDLFGSGKMFLPQVVKSARVMKKSVAVLTPFIEEEKARMVAENGGVIKSAGKILLATVKGDVHDIGKNIVGVVLACNGYDIIDLGVMVPAEKILQTAREQQVDIIGLSGLITPSLDEMVHVARELKRQQFDVPLLIGGATTSRTHTAVKIAPEYANGVIHVLDASRSVTVTGSLLNKALKKNFLTEVQSEYEKLNESFRNKKPVKQYLPFPAAQKNKTNIDWEKFQPVKPAKLGIQVFEDYDLAEIAKYIDWQPFFIAWELHGKFPQILTDEVVGKEATKLYEDAKALLDRLVKEKWLGCKAVIGLFPANSNGGDTVTVDLPDGSKVNLEFLRQQIKKAPGQPNLSLADYIAPATTGKQDYIGAFAVTAGIGIEKWLEKFEKEHDDYNSIMLKALADRLAEAFTELMHERVRKEFWGYANQEHFSNEELIREEYSGIRPAPGYPACPDHTEKWKMFDMLEATKNTGIILTESLAMYPASSVSGWYMANPEAKYFGLGKIEKDQVEDYAARKGWSVEEVEKWLRPNLEYDI encoded by the coding sequence ATGAATACAAGCACACTCACGATTAAACCATACTTACGCCTCGCTGGTCTAGAGCCGCTGGTAGTAAGGCCCGAAACCAACTTTCTGAACGTCGGCGAACGTACCAACGTAACCGGTTCCAAGAAATTTGCCCGACTCATTCGAGAAGGACTGTACGAAGAAGCGCTGTCCGTTGCCCGCCAACAGGTGGAAAGCGGCGCCCAGATCCTCGACGTGAACATGGACGATGCGCTGCTCGACGGCGAAAAGGCTATGACCACGTTCCTGAACCTGCTGGCCGCGGAGCCGGACATTTCCAAGATCCCTATTATGATCGACTCCAGTAAGTTCAGCATCATCGAAGCGGGACTTAAATGCGTGCAGGGTAAGTGTGTGGTAAACTCCATCAGCTTAAAAGAAGGCGAAGCCAAGTTCATTGAACAAGCCCGCATCTGCCAAAGCTTTGGTGCAGCGGTTGTCGTAATGGCATTCGACGAGAACGGGCAGGCTGATTCTTACCAGAAGCGTGTTGATTTCAGCTACCGTGCTTATAAGATCCTCACCGAACAGGTAGGGTACGATCCGCAAGACATCATCTTCGACCCGAACATCTTCGCCGTGGCGACGGGTATTGAAGAACATAATAATTATGCGATCGACTTCATTGAGGCGACGCGTAAGATCAAAGAACTGATGCCGCTCACCAAGGTAAGCGGTGGCGTAAGTAACATCTCCTTCTCTTTCCGTGGTAATGATGTAGTGCGTGAGGCGATGCACTCCGTATTCCTCTTCCATGCGATTAAGGCGGGTATGGACATGGGCATTGTAAATGCCGGTATGATCCAGATCTATGACGAAATCGACCCTACGTTACGTGATCTTTGCGAAGATGTGATCCTTAACAGGCATGAAGATGCTACGGAGAAACTGATTGCATTTGCCGAAACGGTAAAGGCGAAAGGTAAGGTTATCGAGAAAGATGAAAAGTGGCGTAACGGTACGGTGGAAGAGCGTTTGAGCCATGCACTCGTAAACGGTATCACCGAATATATAGAGGGTGATACGGAAGAAGCCCGTCAGAAATATCCCCGCCCGCTGGATGTAATCGAAGGTCCGCTGATGGATGGAATGAACATCGTTGGTGACCTGTTCGGCAGTGGTAAAATGTTCCTCCCACAGGTAGTGAAAAGCGCCCGTGTAATGAAGAAGTCGGTAGCGGTGTTAACACCATTTATCGAGGAGGAGAAAGCCAGGATGGTGGCGGAGAACGGCGGCGTTATCAAGTCGGCCGGTAAAATATTGCTCGCCACTGTAAAAGGCGACGTACACGACATCGGTAAAAACATTGTGGGTGTGGTGTTGGCCTGTAACGGTTACGACATCATCGACCTGGGTGTAATGGTGCCCGCAGAAAAGATCCTGCAAACCGCCCGCGAACAGCAGGTGGATATTATCGGCCTGAGTGGCCTCATCACCCCGAGCCTCGACGAGATGGTGCACGTAGCCCGTGAGCTGAAGCGTCAGCAGTTCGATGTGCCTTTGCTCATCGGTGGTGCTACTACTTCCCGTACGCATACGGCCGTTAAGATCGCGCCGGAGTATGCAAATGGTGTGATACACGTACTGGATGCTTCAAGGAGTGTTACGGTGACAGGCAGCCTGCTCAACAAAGCACTTAAAAAGAACTTCCTCACCGAGGTACAGTCCGAATACGAAAAACTGAATGAATCTTTCCGTAATAAAAAGCCGGTAAAACAATACCTGCCTTTCCCGGCTGCGCAAAAGAATAAAACCAATATCGACTGGGAGAAGTTTCAACCGGTAAAGCCTGCAAAGCTGGGCATACAGGTGTTTGAAGATTACGATCTGGCCGAAATCGCGAAATATATTGACTGGCAACCGTTCTTCATCGCCTGGGAGCTGCATGGTAAATTCCCGCAGATACTTACGGATGAAGTGGTAGGTAAGGAAGCGACGAAACTTTACGAAGACGCGAAAGCCTTGCTCGACCGACTTGTGAAAGAAAAGTGGTTAGGCTGTAAAGCGGTAATTGGCTTGTTCCCTGCTAACTCTAATGGCGGCGATACCGTTACAGTAGATCTGCCGGATGGTTCCAAAGTAAACCTCGAGTTCCTGCGCCAGCAGATCAAAAAAGCACCTGGTCAACCTAACCTGTCGCTCGCGGATTATATTGCGCCGGCAACTACTGGTAAGCAGGATTACATTGGTGCCTTCGCGGTAACTGCTGGTATTGGTATCGAGAAGTGGCTGGAGAAGTTTGAAAAGGAGCACGACGATTATAACAGCATTATGCTCAAAGCGCTGGCCGACCGTCTTGCAGAGGCCTTCACGGAGTTGATGCACGAAAGGGTACGTAAAGAGTTTTGGGGTTACGCCAACCAGGAGCACTTCAGCAACGAAGAGCTGATCAGGGAAGAATACTCCGGCATCCGCCCTGCGCCCGGTTATCCCGCCTGCCCCGACCATACCGAAAAGTGGAAGATGTTCGATATGCTGGAAGCGACTAAAAACACCGGCATCATTCTTACAGAGTCGCTGGCAATGTACCCGGCTTCGAGCGTGAGCGGCTGGTATATGGCCAATCCGGAGGCTAAATATTTCGGTTTAGGTAAGATCGAAAAGGACCAGGTTGAGGACTACGCCGCGCGTAAAGGCTGGTCTGTGGAGGAAGTAGAGAAGTGGCTAAGGCCAAACCTCGAATACGATATCTAA